A genome region from Magnetococcales bacterium includes the following:
- a CDS encoding response regulator, with amino-acid sequence MKLLTIDDSRTIRRVISGIGAILGYDVLEAENGHDGIEVIKQHLDDIGLILLDWNMPGMNGLEVLKTIKGNPAWKHIPVMMVTTEGERAYIIQAIQAGACHYQTKPFSQEEMVARILESLGLGGTV; translated from the coding sequence ATTAAACTTTTGACCATCGACGACTCTCGCACCATTCGCCGGGTCATCAGCGGCATTGGCGCCATTTTGGGCTACGATGTCCTGGAAGCGGAGAACGGTCACGACGGCATCGAAGTCATCAAGCAGCATCTGGATGATATCGGTTTGATTTTGCTGGACTGGAACATGCCCGGCATGAACGGGTTGGAAGTATTGAAAACCATCAAGGGCAATCCGGCCTGGAAGCATATTCCCGTCATGATGGTCACCACCGAAGGAGAGCGGGCCTATATCATTCAGGCGATACAGGCGGGTGCCTGCCACTACCAAACCAAGCCTTTTTCCCAGGAGGAGATGGTGGCGCGCATTCTGGAATCCCTGGGACTGGGTGGCACGGTATAA
- a CDS encoding chemotaxis protein CheX, translated as MFDDTEDLLEKLEQSIHEVLQSTIWQDPIYLGIEEVPSFSVSNKVTGLIRFHGSEHPDGMIGISMSKAFTAFVVSKITGLPEDDFTEDDLLDGAAELTNMIAGRFKSSANFGSTSLSPPVAIIGTQFRAIWKTRRSTIILTFQVDNELLQVHASF; from the coding sequence ATGTTCGACGATACCGAAGATCTTCTTGAAAAGTTGGAGCAGTCCATCCACGAGGTACTGCAATCCACCATCTGGCAGGATCCCATTTATTTGGGCATCGAGGAGGTTCCCTCCTTTTCTGTCAGCAACAAGGTGACGGGTCTGATTCGGTTTCACGGCAGCGAGCATCCGGATGGCATGATCGGCATCTCCATGTCCAAAGCCTTTACGGCTTTTGTGGTCTCCAAGATCACCGGGCTGCCGGAAGACGACTTTACCGAGGACGATCTTCTCGACGGCGCTGCCGAACTGACCAACATGATTGCCGGGCGATTCAAATCCTCCGCCAATTTCGGCAGCACCTCCCTGTCTCCGCCCGTAGCGATTATCGGCACCCAGTTCCGTGCCATCTGGAAGACCCGACGCTCCACCATCATCTTGACCTTTCAGGTGGACAACGAGCTGTTGCAGGTACACGCCAGTTTTTGA
- a CDS encoding response regulator codes for MRVLIVDDSSVMRKIVTRGLRQAGFKIDDVVEAGDGAEAMGILKTAKADLILSDWNMPNMDGLTFVQEVRKTGDKTPIVMVTTEGGEGKVDLAIKSGANGHIKKPFTPEMLQETLGKFFK; via the coding sequence ATGCGTGTTCTGATTGTGGATGATTCCAGCGTAATGCGGAAAATCGTCACTCGTGGGTTGCGTCAGGCCGGATTCAAAATCGACGATGTCGTCGAAGCCGGTGATGGCGCCGAAGCCATGGGCATTCTTAAGACCGCCAAGGCGGATCTGATCCTTTCGGACTGGAATATGCCCAATATGGACGGGCTGACCTTCGTCCAGGAAGTGCGTAAGACCGGGGACAAGACGCCCATCGTCATGGTCACCACGGAAGGCGGCGAAGGCAAGGTGGATCTGGCCATCAAAAGTGGCGCCAACGGCCATATCAAAAAGCCGTTCACCCCCGAAATGCTGCAAGAAACCCTGGGGAAATTTTTTAAATAG